A stretch of the Chanos chanos chromosome 1, fChaCha1.1, whole genome shotgun sequence genome encodes the following:
- the septin5a gene encoding septin 5a isoform X1, whose protein sequence is MDAMILQEKLVERLLCPRVRTARQKVVSDKQYVGFATLPNQVHRKSVKKGFDFTLMVAGESGLGKSTLVNSLFLTDLYKDRKLLNAEERINQTVEIIKHTVDIEEKGVKLKLTIVDTPGFGDAVNNNECWKPITDYIDQQFEQYFRDESGLNRKNILDNRVHCCLYFISPFGHGLRPVDVEFMKALHEKVNIVPLIAKADCLTPNEIKKLKDRVRDEIEKFGIKVYQFPECDSDEDEEFKQMDKELKECTPFAVIGSNTVVEARGQRVRGRLYPWGIVEVENQSHCDFVKLRNMLIRSHMHDLKDVTCDVHYENYRAHCIQEMTSKLAQDNRMDSPIPILPLPTPDLETERLIKMKDEELKRMQEMLEKMQQQMHEKDQ, encoded by the exons ATGGATGCCATGATTCTGCAAGAGAAGCTGGTGGAGAGATTGCTTTGCCCTCGAGTCAGAACTGCACGACAGAAGGTTGTCTCA gaTAAGCAGTATGTGGGTTTTGCTACACTTCCTAACCAGGTGCATAGAAAGTCTGTGAAAAAAGGCTTTGACTTCACTCTCATGGTGGCAG gtgaGTCAGGTTTGGGGAAATCTACTCTAGTGAACAGCCTCTTCCTCACAGACCTGTATAAAGACAGAAAGCTACTCAATGCAGAAG AGCGAATTAATCAGACAGTAGAGATCATTAAACACACGGTGGACATTGAGGAGAAAGGagtcaaactcaaactcacCATTGTTGACACACCGGGCTTCGGAGATGCTGTCAATAACAACGAATG CTGGAAACCCATCACAGATTACATTGACCAGCAGTTTGAACAGTACTTCAGAGATGAGAGCGGACTTAACAGGAAAAACATTCTGGATAACAGAGTCCACTGCTGTCTTTACTTTATATCACCCTTTGGACACGG tttgagGCCGGTGGACGTGGAGTTTATGAAGGCCCTGCATGAAAAGGTCAACATCGTACCACTCATTGCTAAGGCAGACTGTCTCACGCCCAACGAAATCAAGAAACTCAAAGACAGG GTACGAGACGAGATCGAGAAGTTCGGCATTAAAGTCTACCAGTTTCCGGAATGTGACTCCGATGAAGATGAGGAGTTTAAACAGATGGACAAAGAGCTGAAG GAATGTACACCGTTCGCTGTGATTGGGAGCAATACCGTAGTGGAAGCCAGAGGCCAGCGTGTTCGAGGGCGTCTCTACCCATGGGGCATTGTGGAAG TGGAGAACCAATCACACTGTGACTTTGTGAAACTGAGGAACATGCTGATTCGCTCTCATATGCACGACCTGAAGGATGTGACCTGTGACGTTCACTACGAGAATTACAGAGCCCACTGCATACAGGAGatgaccag TAAACTGGCACAGGATAATCGCATGGACAGTCCAATCCCCATCCTACCTCTGCCCACTCCTGACCTAGAGACCGAGAGACTCATCAAGATGAAAGACGAGGAG ctgaaGAGAATGCAGGAGATGCTGGAGAAGATGCAGCAGCAAATGCATGAGAAAGACCAGTga
- the septin5a gene encoding septin 5a isoform X2 — protein sequence MDAMILQEKLVERLLCPRVRTARQKDKQYVGFATLPNQVHRKSVKKGFDFTLMVAGESGLGKSTLVNSLFLTDLYKDRKLLNAEERINQTVEIIKHTVDIEEKGVKLKLTIVDTPGFGDAVNNNECWKPITDYIDQQFEQYFRDESGLNRKNILDNRVHCCLYFISPFGHGLRPVDVEFMKALHEKVNIVPLIAKADCLTPNEIKKLKDRVRDEIEKFGIKVYQFPECDSDEDEEFKQMDKELKECTPFAVIGSNTVVEARGQRVRGRLYPWGIVEVENQSHCDFVKLRNMLIRSHMHDLKDVTCDVHYENYRAHCIQEMTSKLAQDNRMDSPIPILPLPTPDLETERLIKMKDEELKRMQEMLEKMQQQMHEKDQ from the exons ATGGATGCCATGATTCTGCAAGAGAAGCTGGTGGAGAGATTGCTTTGCCCTCGAGTCAGAACTGCACGACAGAAG gaTAAGCAGTATGTGGGTTTTGCTACACTTCCTAACCAGGTGCATAGAAAGTCTGTGAAAAAAGGCTTTGACTTCACTCTCATGGTGGCAG gtgaGTCAGGTTTGGGGAAATCTACTCTAGTGAACAGCCTCTTCCTCACAGACCTGTATAAAGACAGAAAGCTACTCAATGCAGAAG AGCGAATTAATCAGACAGTAGAGATCATTAAACACACGGTGGACATTGAGGAGAAAGGagtcaaactcaaactcacCATTGTTGACACACCGGGCTTCGGAGATGCTGTCAATAACAACGAATG CTGGAAACCCATCACAGATTACATTGACCAGCAGTTTGAACAGTACTTCAGAGATGAGAGCGGACTTAACAGGAAAAACATTCTGGATAACAGAGTCCACTGCTGTCTTTACTTTATATCACCCTTTGGACACGG tttgagGCCGGTGGACGTGGAGTTTATGAAGGCCCTGCATGAAAAGGTCAACATCGTACCACTCATTGCTAAGGCAGACTGTCTCACGCCCAACGAAATCAAGAAACTCAAAGACAGG GTACGAGACGAGATCGAGAAGTTCGGCATTAAAGTCTACCAGTTTCCGGAATGTGACTCCGATGAAGATGAGGAGTTTAAACAGATGGACAAAGAGCTGAAG GAATGTACACCGTTCGCTGTGATTGGGAGCAATACCGTAGTGGAAGCCAGAGGCCAGCGTGTTCGAGGGCGTCTCTACCCATGGGGCATTGTGGAAG TGGAGAACCAATCACACTGTGACTTTGTGAAACTGAGGAACATGCTGATTCGCTCTCATATGCACGACCTGAAGGATGTGACCTGTGACGTTCACTACGAGAATTACAGAGCCCACTGCATACAGGAGatgaccag TAAACTGGCACAGGATAATCGCATGGACAGTCCAATCCCCATCCTACCTCTGCCCACTCCTGACCTAGAGACCGAGAGACTCATCAAGATGAAAGACGAGGAG ctgaaGAGAATGCAGGAGATGCTGGAGAAGATGCAGCAGCAAATGCATGAGAAAGACCAGTga